The genomic region TCCCCAAACTCCTAGAAGATAAGTGACTTTGAGCctgtgacttaacctctctggattttagtttcctcacctgtaaaatgtgaCAAATAATAGTGATTTACTGCCTTAAACTGTTGAAAAGAATGGGTAAATTAATATATGGTAGTAACATGTGCGGTACCTCATTTGTCCCCAGCGCCAGCTGTACACAGTGATAGGAAATAGCTGAGCGGCTGCCATACTCAGAGGCCGCTTGCCAAAGTTGGTCCAAGAGTAACTCCAGGCTGGTGCAATCCAGGACTTCTTCCTTTCAACTTTTGCGTAGCCGGGGCCTTGCTCCCTGGCGGGTAGGGCGGGACCTTCGGGTTGAGTGACAGAGGGTGGCCCTCCCCGGGCGTGACGTCGTCCTGGTGTTGTTGCTGTGGCCGCACGTGGCCAACAGAGTCAGCCTCAGACTTTCCTCCGCTCCACGTCCTCGGTACCAGCCGCTTGCCTTCCTGCTTGTCCTGCTCACTATGTCTACATCCACGAGCTGCCCGATACCCGGTGGCAGAGGCCGGCTGCCCGACTACTACAGCACCACGCCGGGGGGCACGCTATACGCCACTACCCCGGGAGGTCAGCGGGCCGGGCTGGGGTCGGAGGAAGTGGGCAGGACAGCGCCTGTGTGCTGTGGCCGGCAGGGTGGGAGGGTGCGGTCCTCGGACTTGTCCGCAGGCCCCTTTGCTTGGGGAAAGCGCCGAGGGCGGGTGGAGCCCAAGCCTTGTTTCCGGGTGACTGGGGCTAAAATCCTCACTGGCCTGGGTTCTGGGCACCTTGTTCACCTTCCCGTTCCGACTTTGCCGCCTAGGAGGGCTAGTCCCCAACTGAGCTTGGCCTCAGTAGGTAGGAATCACTAGGTCTTGCAGAATTGCTACAGCCCTTTGGGCAGTTGGGGGCATGGGCTTCAGGTAGCTGGCTGGCTGGCGGCTGTTTGATTGGGCAAGCAGCCTGGCATCAAGAGCTACTGGGCTTTCCACCCAGGGGTTCCTACCACGTGGAGGCTGAGGGGAGGGCTGCTAACAAGGGCAGGGCCCTTTGAGGACAGGATTCCAAGCCAAGTTCCTCTAGGCCGGGCTGAGCATGATAGGACTTGGGAGGGGTCAGGATAAGAACAGTATGTCCCTGATTCATGGGGAACACAGCTCCTCCCTGCAGCGTATCAGAGCCCAGGTAGCAGTACTGGGTGAACTACCTTCACATCCGTCCTGATCTAGCTAACACTGGGGGTCTAGGCCCCATCTTGTAAACCAAGGCAGTTCCAGAGCCAGAGAAAAGCAGCTTGAAGTACCTGAGCTCcaagattggtgcttctcctggaGCCAGGACATGAAGCTCCCCTAAACCAGAAGTTCCTGCCTGGGTCAGCTGGGATGTGCCACTTAGCTGTATGTTGGTTAGGCCTGGAAGTCTTTAAGTGCTGTGAAGGCTAGTCAGCTGAGATCCTGGCTGGGCTACAAAGCAGTAGTAGCACTTTGTGACATGGAAGTGAGACCCGCTAGGTTCCTAAAAGGCCTTTCTTGGGCCCCAGACAGCTTTGTACCCAAGCTCCAGCCTCTTACATAGCCCCTACCCTTTGACAGGCACCAGGATCATCTACGACCGAAAGTTCCTGCTGGGGTGCAAGAACTCACCCATTGCCCGGACACCCCCCTGCTGCCTCCCTCAGATTCCCGGGGTCACAACTCCTCCAACAGCACCACCCTCCAAGCTGGAAGAGCTGAAGGAGCggaaggagacagaggaagagatacCCGGTAAGAAAAGCAGGACCTGACCTAAAATTAAGAAATGCCTTTGAGTCCAGAAGTACTAGTTAAGCAGAGGGGGGGTTTAATTCCAAGAGGTTTCTGCACTGAAGCTGAGCCCGCAGACCCTCAACCCAGCAACCAGTCCTcctgccttttctctctccagATGACGCACAGTTTGAAATGGACATCTGATCCAGTGCAGATGACCCGTGTGTGGAATAACAGGAATCCCTCATGCCACTGCTGCCACCACCTCTTTTGGGGTATCCAAAGGCCAGCTGGCCTCATCTAATCTGGAAGAGAGTGACTTGGTTCTGGGCCTTAGTTCTGAGGCAGCTAGACCAAGGACAGGAGTGGGCACCTTGCTAATAAGCCCTTAGCTCTACTTTCTGACTGGTCTGTAGGCACTCCTCAACCCCTAGTCTCCCACCCTCAGGGGCTGAGGTGGGAACTGGGGAATAGAGTATGTCACTGTCTGACTACTTAGTAAACATTCAAAGACATGCCTTGGCTCCAGTGTTCTCAATACTATCTTTTCATCTTAGCCACACAGCAATGGGGCCCAGCAGACCTGCCTAGGATTAGTGGTCCCAGGTCCCTTCCCGCTCAGATTGGGCCCATTCCCAGTAGCAGTTAGAACCCGTGGCAGCCTATGGGGGCAAGAAACAGAAGCCACCAAACCATAAACAGCACTAGCCTGACCCCTGCCAAGAGCTATTCCAGCCTTTCCATGAAGCAGCCTTCCTGGAGGCAGGCCTCTCCAGTAATCCCTATTTCCACCGAAGCAGGAAAAGAGGCACTGCCCCAACCTTTTAGCCTTCTTTTAGCCTCATGCCTTTTCTGCCTCCTACCCTTAAGTACCAGTCCCTTTATTCCAACACTGAAGCCTATACTGGCCCTTCTTGCAGGCCCCTTAAACCTGATTCTGTTGTCTGCAAAGGGTCAGCAGAGGCCTTAGAGCACAAATTGAGGCTTAAAATGAGGCAGCAGATTATTTGGTAAGTCAGATAGAGCCATAATCAtatccccttcccctccccaaggaAAAAAGGTTATGATCCTATATCTTAGCTATCTGGTTTTTCCCCCCTCCAATTTATTCAGCTATGTTCTAATATCTGATTCTAATCTCCACAGCACTTGCATAGGTCAAGGGTGATAAAGTGCAAACAATGCAGTCTCTTTTTCTGGAGGGAAATTCTCCCCATGTTATTTGAACCTTGTTCTTGTGCTGAAATTAAATCCTACACAGATAGGGTTATTCAACCCAGCAAGGGATGTCATTTAGTTCTAATTTGGAGGAAAGTGGCAGGCAGTAATCTGGTCATGCCTAGTAAGGGTATTCATGATGAATGGAGGAAGAACAGAGGTTTGTagggtgtggagggaggagggtAGTCAAGGACACCAGAAGTGACCATTTTGGTATAGGAGGGGTTTATCTCCTACCCAGGGCCCACCATCATAATGTTTTTATTGAAATGCATGTTAGGGGTAACAAGTGACTGCCCTGTGGCCAAGGACCCCAAAGGGGCATAGTTTCCCAAGAGCTAAGAGAGCTAAGTGAGACAAGGCCTCCCATGCCAAAGCAGGGGAGATGGTATGAGGTGAGTCTGGGAACCCACAGGATTATGGATCCTGTTGGACAGTCTGGTTCTCCTCATCTGTGGCTGTAGATTTCTCTTCATTAGCCTCTTCCTCTGAAGACAGACTCCTCTTTTCTGCAATTAATCTTTTAACTCCCACCATCCACTGACTGACCTCAGTCACATGGTCGACCATGAGTGAGCGGTGGATGTCATCTGCTGCATCCCACCTGTGGCTTGAAAGCTCTGAGGAGAGAAGCCAAGTAAGCAGTCTGGGGCAAAAGACAGCTCCCACCTCCCCGCTCCCAACCAATTCCAGCTTAGCCAAACACGGCAGGATGAGGGACTTTGGCTATACCAAGGGACTCACCCATACCTTGCACCAGCAAGGCCATCCTCTTCTTCACAGGTGTTGACAGCTTCCCTCCAGCCCACTGTTCCTGCAGCAGAGCCAGGCGCCGGCTGATGTCACCACATACCTGCTTCTAAGAGACAGAAACCCCTCCAAGTCAGTGCTGCCAGCccaacaggcaggggaaacctagCACCACGTAGGAAGCACCTCCTTTCTGTCCCAGGCACTTTACACTGAACCTTAGCATTCTGGTTCTCTACCCAAAGGTTAGAGGCCCCATTAGAATCTGATGAAACCTATGGATCTCCttccaagaaaaatacaaataaggctaaattttaaaatttccagagGTTCTCAGACCCCCCAAAAAACTcactttaaaatgctattttacaaataaaaaaactaagggCCAAAGAGGTGAAAATTACTGTGCTACTTTTCTTTAAGACTTCGGATCCCCTGCCTCCAGAgaacactataaaaaaaaaatatataaaaaaaaagggattCCCCCACCTCCCAAAACACAGTTATCAGCGGGTCTGCTCTGAATGGCCTAGAGTTCCTAGAGGTATAAAAATCAGGCTGTTTATCATTAATAGGAGTTGAATTCAACTCTTGTACCAACAAGCCTCTTCTACTGACTGGTCTTCAGAAGTCCTTCAAAATCTCCTGAAACCCTGTGTTAATTTTTCTGAGAAGTCCTTAGCAGATTCCAAAAGGGTCCATAACTCAGAAATGGGTTAAGAGCCACTGCCCATAGGATCAGAGGGTCTACCTTTCAGACACAAACCTGCTTCTGGCTGTTGATAGGAACCCTTCCCATCGCCTCACCAGAATGCCAGGGCTTACCTTGGTGTGTCCACGGCAATCATCCAATGCCTGTTCCAAAGGTCTCAGCACATCTTCCAGCAGAGTCTCACACTCAACAACTGGGGAATCTGTGGGCTTCACAGTGGAGGCAGGACAATTCCCCACAGCCGGGGGCCTGTAAGCCTTACTGGAAGAAGGTGGAGGCCCCATTGGGGGGGTCCCAGGAGAAGTCTCTGAGGTAGGGACTGAAAAGGTAAAGCAGGATCAAACAAAGGTACAGCTACTGAAATAGGTAAGATGCTCAACTCTAAATCCATCCCTTATAAAGAGGGTTACTCTCTGGGATAAGTCTTCCATTCAAAAATGTATATTGgacctggcgggttggctcagtggtagagcattggcccagcatgtggaagtcccaggttcgattctcagctagggcacacaggagaagcacccatctgcttttctacccatccccctctcctttctctctctctcttcctctcctgcagccaaggctccactggagcaaagttggcccaggcactgaggatggctccatggcctctgcctcaggcgctagaatggcttccattgcagcagagcaatgccccagatgggcagagcatcgccccctagtgggcttgccaggtggatcccagttgggtgcgtgcgggagtctgtgtctctgtctccccacttctcacttcagaaaaatacaaaaaaaatttttttaaattgtatatttattaagccagaccaggcagtggcacagtggatagagcgttgacctaggacgctgaggacccacagtcaaaaccccaaggtcgctggcttgagtgctggctcattcGGCTGagtatgggttcaccagcttgagtgtgggatcataaacatgaccccatggtcactggcttgagcaaggggtcactggctcagctgtagccccctcccagtcaagacatgggaaagcaatcaattaaagtgttgcaactacgagttgatgcttctcatctctgtctttctgtctctcgtctcactaaaaaaaaattaaaaagtgtgcCATGAAGTCTACTATGCCAGACAATGTGCAAGGTTCCTGACCTCAGAGAACTTAAATTCTAGAAGGAGcgcagtggcagagctggggagggggagaatgGACACAAAAGAAAATCACcaaatttgatttgttttatgctacagagaaataaaatggattaagtaataaaagaggaacagagagaccTACCTAGAAGGCCATCTAATTTTATCCTAGCCCACCCCTACTATGTGACATTTGGCAAATTACTTTTAACCTCTGAGCTTGAGTTCCTCTTCTATAAAACAGGGATATTACAgtataataacatttattttacggTTACAATGGTGATTAAGAATATAGGTACAGTTGCTAGTAGTGTGTAGCAAAAAGTGCTTACAAAGTTAAGAACTGATGGATGAGATGGATGCAGTCATGAAAAGATGAAGGAAGCAAGCACTAGAAAGAAGGGCAGCACCCAAAAGGCAGGAAAAGTCAAGAAGTTAATTCTGTGTGCTCTGAAAAACTAATGAGAAGAGGTCAAGAATGGAAGCAGGGACAGCAGTTGGGAGGTTAATGGAATACTAATCTTGGGAACAGAAGATGCTGGCATGGTCTCGAAAGACTACAGATGAGGGGAAATGGAGTGGTCAGATTTATTTAGGAGGGTGTAGCAACAGGACTTGGTGGActggggtgagggagaggagtCAAGGATGATTCTTGGTTTCTGACTTTAGTAATGGGATGGTGAAACTACTACAGAAAAAGCGaagactaaagaagaaaaatcaagaatttaCTCTTAGGCATCACCACCCATATGGATAATTCATATAATCTGGCTTGGGTTGTTGACCTCACCTCCAGTGATGGTTTTATCCACCCTGGCTCCGCCTCTCATTCCCCTCTGCTGAGTTCTTAACACTGAAGCATCTACAAAATCTGACCAACCTCTTACCCTTCCAGCTCAGCTAGTCAGATTTAACCATGCGTTCAAATCACACCCTTATAAACACTCTTACCTCACTTATCCCCTCCCACTGTCCCACTTAGGTAAACCCAACTCACCTGCACTTActgggaggaaaaataaaaccgCTCTGAGTTACACTTTAAATCCATGGCTAGATTTTAAAAAGCACCCAACGCTGCTTGGGAATCCTACACTTTGCCTCATTTTTCTACTCTTAGGAACAACTATTTTCACATCTCCTCTAAACTTTCTACCCCCCTCCATTCTCTACCTTTCCCTGCTGTCTCTCTACTTCTGGCCCTGCCTTATATTTCACTGAAAAAGCAGAAGTCATTAAACAGgaactttacattctcaccaccAGTGACCACTTTCCTCCTAATTCAAAGGATGAAAGCTCCCAGCCCCTATCAGAGGCTATCTCATCAGCTGAACTCTGAACATTCTTGCATTCTCTAAGCTTCCATCCTGCAAATATCCCCTTTCTCCTTCACAATCAGTTCTCCCACTCTACTGAACCATCCCATCTGCATACAAACCCactctagtgcaggggtagtcaacctttttatacctaccgcccacttttgtatctctgttagtagtaaaattttcaagccacccaccggttccacagtaatggtgatttataaagtagtgaagtaactttactttataaaatttataaagcagagttacagcaagttaaagcatataataattacttaccaggtactttatgtcgtattttcgctaagtttggcagaataaatctttataaaacaacttactatagttaaatctttttatttatactttggttgctccactaccgcccgccatgaaagctggaatgcccactagtgggcggtagggaccaggttgactaccactgctctagtgtaactttttcttttttttttgtatttttctgaagctggaaacggagagagacagtcagacagactcctgcatgggcccgaccaggatccacccagcacgcccaccaggggcgacgctctgcccctcggggcgtcgctctgttgcgaccagagccactccagcgcctggggcagaagccaaggagccatccccagcgcccgggccatcttcgctccaatggagcctcggctgcgggaggggaagagagagagagagagagagaggaagaagagggggaggggtggaaaagcagatgggcgcttctcctgtgtgccctggccgggaatcgaacccaggacttctgcatgccaagccgacgctctaccactgagccaaccggccagggcctagtgtaactattttaaaagcaaaaacccTCCCTTACTTCACAATCCATCTTCAGATAGCCCACCCCCTTTTTCATCTCTGCTTCACAGCAGAATTTCCTGAATGAGCGGCCTTTAGTTCTCTTTACATATTCTCTCCTCAGCCCATTCCAGCTGGGTTTTTGCTCTCATCACTCCACAGACTGCTCTTGAGGTCATGAGTGATCACTGTGTATGTCAAAACTAGCGTTCCCTTTTTTCTTACTTAACCTCTCATCATTCATCATACCTGAGTCAAGGTTTTACTCTTTCCCAGAGTAAACTTATACTTGCTTCTTTCATTATTCCTCAATCTCCTTTGCTAATTCCTTCTCAACTGAACCCTGAAATGCAAATTACATTGATTCTTCTTTCCCTCATGTACTCATTCCTACTGACTTTCTCCATAACATGTCCCATATCCATCTAGTTCCTACCACCTCATACTCCCACTCTTGTCCAAACCATCATCATTAAGTCTTGTCTGttacaataaacttttttttttttttttttttttaagtgagaggaggggagatagactcccacatttgcccttaccgggatctacccagcaacccccatctggggccgatgctcaaatcaactgagctatcct from Saccopteryx leptura isolate mSacLep1 chromosome 6, mSacLep1_pri_phased_curated, whole genome shotgun sequence harbors:
- the EIF4EBP3 gene encoding eukaryotic translation initiation factor 4E-binding protein 3; the encoded protein is MSTSTSCPIPGGRGRLPDYYSTTPGGTLYATTPGGTRIIYDRKFLLGCKNSPIARTPPCCLPQIPGVTTPPTAPPSKLEELKERKETEEEIPDDAQFEMDI
- the SRA1 gene encoding steroid receptor RNA activator 1 isoform X2 produces the protein MAELYVKPGNKERGWNDPPQFSYGLQTQAGGSKRTPLTKRVAAPQDGALRVPTSETSPGTPPMGPPPSSSKAYRPPAVGNCPASTVKPTDSPVVECETLLEDVLRPLEQALDDCRGHTKKQVCGDISRRLALLQEQWAGGKLSTPVKKRMALLVQELSSHRWDAADDIHRSLMVDHVTEVSQWMVGVKRLIAEKRSLSSEEEANEEKSTATDEENQTVQQDP
- the SRA1 gene encoding steroid receptor RNA activator 1 isoform X1, with protein sequence MAELYVKPGNKERGWNDPPQFSYGLQTQAGGSKRTPLTKRVAAPQDGALRDLFPELHSVPTSETSPGTPPMGPPPSSSKAYRPPAVGNCPASTVKPTDSPVVECETLLEDVLRPLEQALDDCRGHTKKQVCGDISRRLALLQEQWAGGKLSTPVKKRMALLVQELSSHRWDAADDIHRSLMVDHVTEVSQWMVGVKRLIAEKRSLSSEEEANEEKSTATDEENQTVQQDP